One genomic region from Halococcus qingdaonensis encodes:
- the mch gene encoding methenyltetrahydromethanopterin cyclohydrolase — protein sequence MDSLNRMALELVEEAIDFTDELGIEVRELDNEATLLDFGHHVPGGIEAGLLLAEIQTAGLATVQTRMDTVAGAPLPHVELTTDRPSLALLCSQTADWELSGHEFEGLGSGPARALAAEAEIFTRVGYADEFDFGVLAVESGEPPTPAIAADIAERAGIEPSSLFLATVPTASLAGSLTVAARAAELATVRLTDLGYDPLDVRSVSASAPLAPVSESEASAMGQTNDALAYGGQVHLTVAEEFDRFDELPSTAADEYGTPFESIFASVDWSVADLPAELFAPAQLTVDVVGGSTHVLGETNDELLADSFDL from the coding sequence ATGGACAGTCTCAATCGGATGGCGCTCGAACTCGTCGAGGAGGCGATCGACTTCACGGACGAGCTCGGCATCGAGGTGCGGGAGCTCGACAACGAGGCCACATTGCTCGATTTCGGCCATCACGTGCCGGGCGGCATCGAGGCGGGCCTGCTGCTCGCCGAGATCCAGACCGCCGGGCTCGCGACCGTTCAGACGCGAATGGACACGGTCGCCGGTGCGCCGCTCCCCCACGTAGAGCTCACGACCGACCGCCCATCGCTCGCGCTGCTTTGCTCGCAGACGGCCGACTGGGAGCTCAGTGGCCACGAATTCGAGGGGCTCGGCAGCGGTCCGGCGCGGGCGCTGGCCGCCGAAGCGGAGATCTTTACCCGAGTGGGCTACGCCGACGAGTTCGACTTCGGCGTGCTCGCCGTCGAGTCCGGAGAGCCGCCCACCCCGGCGATCGCCGCCGACATCGCCGAGCGGGCAGGCATCGAACCGAGCTCGCTTTTCCTGGCGACGGTGCCGACCGCGAGCCTCGCGGGTAGTCTCACCGTCGCCGCGCGGGCGGCCGAACTCGCGACCGTGCGGCTGACCGATCTGGGCTACGATCCGCTCGACGTTCGATCAGTGAGCGCGAGCGCGCCGCTCGCCCCGGTGAGCGAGAGCGAGGCGAGCGCGATGGGACAGACGAACGACGCGCTCGCCTACGGCGGCCAGGTTCATCTGACGGTCGCCGAGGAGTTCGACCGATTCGACGAGCTGCCGTCGACCGCGGCCGACGAGTACGGAACACCCTTCGAGTCGATCTTCGCAAGCGTCGACTGGTCGGTCGCCGACCTGCCCGCCGAACTCTTCGCGCCGGCTCAGCTCACCGTCGACGTCGTGGGCGGGTCGACGCACGTCCTCGGCGAGACGAACGACGAACTGCTCGCCGACTCGTTCGACCTGTGA
- a CDS encoding HAD family hydrolase → MTASVDTVLFDIDDTLCEYRRSGDELLALAFEACEVEPFFTVEDYYARYATFADRTDTITELREECFAAIAADNDYDPALGYDLADAYTDERDHHNVRALPGAREAVATLSNDHRVGVVTNGPPEMQSDKLAALGLDDAFETVVHAGYDAPAKPDPEPFHRALSALDGEPESAVHIGNSLSSDVAGAQAAGLQSVWLDDGSTPDPVPDHTLASMEELANPPWRS, encoded by the coding sequence ATGACAGCATCGGTCGACACTGTGTTGTTCGACATCGACGACACGCTCTGTGAGTACCGCCGTTCGGGCGACGAACTGCTCGCGCTCGCGTTCGAGGCGTGCGAGGTGGAGCCGTTCTTCACCGTCGAGGACTACTATGCCCGCTATGCGACGTTCGCCGACCGCACGGACACGATCACCGAGCTCCGCGAGGAGTGCTTCGCCGCCATCGCCGCCGACAACGACTACGACCCGGCGCTCGGATACGACCTCGCCGACGCCTACACCGACGAGCGCGACCACCACAACGTCCGCGCGCTCCCCGGCGCGCGCGAGGCGGTCGCGACCCTCTCGAACGATCACCGAGTCGGCGTCGTCACGAACGGCCCACCGGAGATGCAGTCGGACAAACTCGCCGCGCTCGGCCTCGACGACGCCTTCGAGACGGTGGTCCACGCGGGCTACGACGCGCCCGCCAAACCCGATCCCGAACCGTTCCATCGGGCGCTCTCCGCGCTCGACGGCGAACCGGAATCGGCCGTCCACATCGGTAACTCGCTGTCTTCTGACGTCGCCGGCGCGCAGGCGGCCGGTCTCCAAAGCGTCTGGCTCGACGACGGCTCGACGCCCGATCCGGTGCCCGACCACACGCTCGCCTCGATGGAAGAGCTCGCGAACCCGCCGTGGCGAAGCTAA
- a CDS encoding DUF6414 family protein: protein MVEAGNADSSAPPYVSDFVYLDMDEVKSISARMGGGFIKEMVEGDEEVNEVSKSVTARLMASVFGIGKAGIEGNVLETSGDASYEESVKGLHHYHFTLLQNRLEDAEGKWFHDLGDIRPSTSMSGDGFREGTRSDGPWDDISEGHIIRVDGNLEVSDMSTSLDLLLGILSVMSDSEKLEALGLNSVDMDETFDEDSPLADMDDDERKERMLDFFDTFSAFIPAEYEEMIFAELFPIQNNREQSIRLTIDESKLEDTPIELMTNYESNRIPNCTLVGRVKTITRNKSIELKDGLNNIGMMHHLTDELATEMGLKVSYPSISVKPIAIYR from the coding sequence ATGGTCGAGGCAGGTAATGCTGACAGTAGTGCTCCCCCGTATGTCTCCGATTTCGTCTATTTGGATATGGATGAAGTAAAATCCATCTCGGCGCGAATGGGAGGCGGATTTATCAAAGAGATGGTGGAAGGGGACGAGGAGGTGAACGAGGTCTCGAAAAGCGTGACTGCACGACTCATGGCGTCTGTGTTCGGAATCGGAAAGGCAGGAATCGAAGGTAACGTCTTAGAAACAAGTGGTGATGCCTCGTACGAAGAGTCGGTTAAGGGCCTTCATCACTACCATTTTACCCTATTGCAAAACCGACTTGAAGATGCTGAAGGAAAATGGTTTCACGACTTGGGCGATATCCGACCGAGCACCAGTATGTCCGGAGATGGATTTCGCGAAGGAACCCGGTCAGATGGACCGTGGGATGATATTTCGGAGGGCCACATCATCCGGGTGGACGGTAATTTAGAGGTTTCAGATATGTCTACGAGCCTTGACCTTCTCTTGGGGATTTTGTCAGTAATGTCTGATTCTGAAAAATTGGAGGCACTGGGTCTCAACTCGGTAGATATGGATGAGACGTTCGATGAAGACTCCCCGTTGGCAGACATGGACGATGATGAACGGAAAGAAAGGATGCTCGACTTTTTCGATACTTTTTCAGCTTTTATACCAGCGGAATATGAAGAGATGATATTCGCTGAATTGTTTCCGATCCAAAATAATAGAGAGCAATCGATACGGCTAACGATAGACGAGAGCAAATTGGAAGACACGCCGATTGAATTGATGACGAACTACGAAAGTAACCGAATTCCGAACTGCACACTCGTCGGGCGGGTGAAGACAATCACTCGAAACAAGTCAATAGAACTAAAAGATGGTTTGAATAATATTGGGATGATGCATCATCTGACGGACGAACTTGCGACAGAGATGGGACTCAAAGTCTCTTATCCATCTATTTCTGTGAAACCAATCGCAATATATCGGTAG